One stretch of Kogia breviceps isolate mKogBre1 chromosome 18, mKogBre1 haplotype 1, whole genome shotgun sequence DNA includes these proteins:
- the SIGLEC10 gene encoding sialic acid-binding Ig-like lectin 10 isoform X12, whose product MQHDSCHAQASRARRSNGQTQCLYATKTRSHSKYQSQHLGNERVPGQVQAPEMLLLAVLWAGSWAQDPGFQLRVQELVRVQEGLCVAVPCSVSYPAIGWIPSTPAYGFWFKDQTTTDSDLLVATNKPGQDVQTQTQGRFQLLGDARQNCSLLIRDVRMEDSALYFFRLERGHYVRYNFIQDKFRLEVTALTQKPQIYIPETLKPGHQVTPICMFDRTFEECPAPTLSWRGAIVSSREARPRTSYFSALTFTPRPQDHGTKLTCRVDFSRKGLSTENTVLLSVAYAPKDLVISISQTDVPALEPQGNRPHLEVQKGQFLRLLCTADSMPLPTLSWALQDRVLSWSHPSGSGTLELVLPGVKAEDAGRYTCRAENSLGSQSRSLELFVQYAPENLKVMVSQGNRTVLENLRNGTSLPVLEGQSLRLLCVAYSNPPARLSWARGGQTLSPSQPSDPGLLELPQIQTEHGGEFTCGAQNPLGSQSISLSLSVVYPPQLLGPSCSQENEGLHCSCSSRARPAPSLRWRLGAGLLEENFSNASFKVTSSSAGPWANSSLSLSEGLSPGLRLSCEAQNSHGAQSATVLLLPDEKGFASKAFSSGTFLGIGLTGLLCLCLILIIMKALRKKWTQAEVPAPAPGETPRSRLSRRSTLLDYINVVPKAGPLAQKQKAKPSSPPWAPAPEAYPPEPRKNQKELHLVSHNCPGPKSSTQAPEAENNQEEPHYAVLNFPGLRPWDTQRPKDAYPEYAEIQCP is encoded by the exons CATGACAGCTGCCACGCGCAAGCTTCCAGAGCGCGGAGGTCCAACGGGCAAACACAGTGTCTCTACGCGACCAAGACACGGAGTCATTCCAAG TACCAGTCACAGCATCTGGGGAACGAGCGCGTCCCAGGGCAGGTCCAAGCGCCTGAGATGCTCCTCTTGGCTGTGCTGTGGGCCG GGTCATGGGCTCAGGATCCCGGTTTCCAGCTGCGGGTGCAGGAGCTGGTGAGGGTGCAGGAAGGCCTGTGCGTGGCCGTGCCCTGCTCCGTCTCCTATCCCGCAATAGGTTGGATTCCCTCCACCCCAGCTTACGGCTTCTGGTTCAAAGACCAGACCACCACAGACAGTGATCTGCTAGTGGCCACAAACAAGCCGGGTCAAGACGTGCAAACACAGACCCAAGGCCGATTCCAGCTCCTTGGCGATGCCAGACAGAATTGCTCTTTGCTCATCAGAGATGTACGTATGGAGGACAGTGCATTGTACTTCTTTCGGTTGGAGAGAGGCCATTACGTGCGATATAATTTCATACAAGACAAGTTCCGTCTGGAGGTGACAG CCCTGACTCAGAAGCCACAGATCTACATCCCAGAGACTCTGAAGCCTGGGCACCAGGTGACACCCATCTGTATGTTTGACCGGACCTTTGAGGAATGTCCAGCCCCTACTCTCTCCTGGAGGGGGGCCATCGTCTCCTCCCGCGAGGCCAGGCCAAGAACTTCCTACTTCTCAGCCCTCACCTTCACACCCAGACCCCAGGACCACGGCACTAAGCTCACCTGTCGAGTGGACTTCTCCAGAAAGGGACTGAGCACAGAGAACACCGTCCTACTTAGCGTGGCCT ATGCCCCCAAAGACCTGGTTATCAGCATTTCCCAGACCGATGTACCAG cccTGGAGCCGCAGGGAAACCGCCCCCATCTGGAAGTCCAGAAAGGCCAGTTCCTGCGGCTGCTCTGTACGGCTGACAGCATGCCCCTTCCCACACTAAGCTGGGCCCTGCAGGACAGAGTCCTCTCTTGGTCCCACCCTTCGGGCTCCGGAACCCTGGAGCTGGTGCTGCCCGGGGTGAAGGCTGAGGATGCGGGTCGCTACACCTGCAGAGCTGAGAACAGTCTTGGCTCTCAGAGCCGCAGCCTGGAACTCTTCGTGCAGT ATGCCCCAGAGAACCTGAAAGTGATGGTCTCCCAAGGAAATAGGACAG TCCTGGAAAACTTGAGAAATGGCACATCTCTTCCGGTCCTGGAAGGCCAAAGTCTGCGTCTGCTCTGCGTCGCTTACAGCAACCCCCCAGCCCGGCTGAGCTGGGCCCGAGGGGGACAGACTCTGAGCCCCTCCCAGCCCTCAGATCCTGGGCTCCTGGAGCTGCCTCAGATACAAACAGAGCATGGAGGAGAATTCACCTGCGGAGCTCAGAACCCTCTGGGCTCCCAAagtatctctctgagcctctccgTGGTCT ACCCCCCGCAGCTGCTGGGACCCTCCTGCTCCCAGGAGAATGAGGGTCTGCACTGCAGCTGTTCCTCCCGAGCCCGGCCGGCCCCCTCCCTGCGCTGgcggctgggggcggggctgctgGAGGAGAATTTCAGCAACGCCTCCTTCAAGGTCACCTCCAGCTCGGCTGGGCCCTGGGCCAAcagctccctgagcctcagcGAGGGGCTCAGCCCTGGCCTCAGACTCAGCTGCGAGGCCCAGAACAGCCACGGGGCCCAGAGCGCCACTGTCCTGTTGCTGCCAG ATGAGAAGGGATTCGCCTCCAAAGCGTTCTCCAGCGGAACGTTTCTAGGAATCGGCCTCACGGGCCTCCTTTGCCTCTGCCTCATCCTGATCAT CATGAAAGCTCTGAGGAAGAAGTGGACCCAAGCAGAGGttccggccccggccccgggagAGACTCCGAGGTCCAGGCTGTCACGGAGGAGCACGCTCCTGGATTACATCAACGTGGTCCCGAAAGCGGGCCCCCTG GCTCAGAAACAGAAGGCCAAACCAAGCAGTCCTCCCTGGGCCCCCGCTCCAGAGGCTTACCCCCCGGAACCCAGAAAGAACCAGAAGGAACTCCATCTTGTTTCCCACAATTGTCCAGGACCCAAATCGTCCACTCAAGCCCCAGAAGCAGAGAACAACCAGGAGGAGCCCCATTATGCTGTCCTCAACTTCCCAGGCCTCAGACCATGGGACACCCAGAGGCCCAAGGATGCATATCCAGAGTATGCTGAAATCCAGTGCCCCTGA
- the SIGLEC10 gene encoding sialic acid-binding Ig-like lectin 10 isoform X6, which produces MGTGFLLTCGLTWIYCASMTAATRKLPERGGPTGKHSVSTRPRHGVIPRPQLPPSVLAQYQSQHLGNERVPGQVQAPEMLLLAVLWAGSWAQDPGFQLRVQELVRVQEGLCVAVPCSVSYPAIGWIPSTPAYGFWFKDQTTTDSDLLVATNKPGQDVQTQTQGRFQLLGDARQNCSLLIRDVRMEDSALYFFRLERGHYVRYNFIQDKFRLEVTALTQKPQIYIPETLKPGHQVTPICMFDRTFEECPAPTLSWRGAIVSSREARPRTSYFSALTFTPRPQDHGTKLTCRVDFSRKGLSTENTVLLSVAYAPKDLVISISQTDVPALEPQGNRPHLEVQKGQFLRLLCTADSMPLPTLSWALQDRVLSWSHPSGSGTLELVLPGVKAEDAGRYTCRAENSLGSQSRSLELFVQYAPENLKVMVSQGNRTVLENLRNGTSLPVLEGQSLRLLCVAYSNPPARLSWARGGQTLSPSQPSDPGLLELPQIQTEHGGEFTCGAQNPLGSQSISLSLSVVYPPQLLGPSCSQENEGLHCSCSSRARPAPSLRWRLGAGLLEENFSNASFKVTSSSAGPWANSSLSLSEGLSPGLRLSCEAQNSHGAQSATVLLLPDEKGFASKAFSSGTFLGIGLTGLLCLCLILIIMKALRKKWTQAEVPAPAPGETPRSRLSRRSTLLDYINVVPKAGPLAQKQKAKPSSPPWAPAPEAYPPEPRKNQKELHLVSHNCPGPKSSTQAPEAENNQEEPHYAVLNFPGLRPWDTQRPKDAYPEYAEIQCP; this is translated from the exons CATGACAGCTGCCACGCGCAAGCTTCCAGAGCGCGGAGGTCCAACGGGCAAACACAGTGTCTCTACGCGACCAAGACACGGAGTCATTCCAAG GCCTCAGCTTCCGCCTTCGGTTCTTGCGCAGTACCAGTCACAGCATCTGGGGAACGAGCGCGTCCCAGGGCAGGTCCAAGCGCCTGAGATGCTCCTCTTGGCTGTGCTGTGGGCCG GGTCATGGGCTCAGGATCCCGGTTTCCAGCTGCGGGTGCAGGAGCTGGTGAGGGTGCAGGAAGGCCTGTGCGTGGCCGTGCCCTGCTCCGTCTCCTATCCCGCAATAGGTTGGATTCCCTCCACCCCAGCTTACGGCTTCTGGTTCAAAGACCAGACCACCACAGACAGTGATCTGCTAGTGGCCACAAACAAGCCGGGTCAAGACGTGCAAACACAGACCCAAGGCCGATTCCAGCTCCTTGGCGATGCCAGACAGAATTGCTCTTTGCTCATCAGAGATGTACGTATGGAGGACAGTGCATTGTACTTCTTTCGGTTGGAGAGAGGCCATTACGTGCGATATAATTTCATACAAGACAAGTTCCGTCTGGAGGTGACAG CCCTGACTCAGAAGCCACAGATCTACATCCCAGAGACTCTGAAGCCTGGGCACCAGGTGACACCCATCTGTATGTTTGACCGGACCTTTGAGGAATGTCCAGCCCCTACTCTCTCCTGGAGGGGGGCCATCGTCTCCTCCCGCGAGGCCAGGCCAAGAACTTCCTACTTCTCAGCCCTCACCTTCACACCCAGACCCCAGGACCACGGCACTAAGCTCACCTGTCGAGTGGACTTCTCCAGAAAGGGACTGAGCACAGAGAACACCGTCCTACTTAGCGTGGCCT ATGCCCCCAAAGACCTGGTTATCAGCATTTCCCAGACCGATGTACCAG cccTGGAGCCGCAGGGAAACCGCCCCCATCTGGAAGTCCAGAAAGGCCAGTTCCTGCGGCTGCTCTGTACGGCTGACAGCATGCCCCTTCCCACACTAAGCTGGGCCCTGCAGGACAGAGTCCTCTCTTGGTCCCACCCTTCGGGCTCCGGAACCCTGGAGCTGGTGCTGCCCGGGGTGAAGGCTGAGGATGCGGGTCGCTACACCTGCAGAGCTGAGAACAGTCTTGGCTCTCAGAGCCGCAGCCTGGAACTCTTCGTGCAGT ATGCCCCAGAGAACCTGAAAGTGATGGTCTCCCAAGGAAATAGGACAG TCCTGGAAAACTTGAGAAATGGCACATCTCTTCCGGTCCTGGAAGGCCAAAGTCTGCGTCTGCTCTGCGTCGCTTACAGCAACCCCCCAGCCCGGCTGAGCTGGGCCCGAGGGGGACAGACTCTGAGCCCCTCCCAGCCCTCAGATCCTGGGCTCCTGGAGCTGCCTCAGATACAAACAGAGCATGGAGGAGAATTCACCTGCGGAGCTCAGAACCCTCTGGGCTCCCAAagtatctctctgagcctctccgTGGTCT ACCCCCCGCAGCTGCTGGGACCCTCCTGCTCCCAGGAGAATGAGGGTCTGCACTGCAGCTGTTCCTCCCGAGCCCGGCCGGCCCCCTCCCTGCGCTGgcggctgggggcggggctgctgGAGGAGAATTTCAGCAACGCCTCCTTCAAGGTCACCTCCAGCTCGGCTGGGCCCTGGGCCAAcagctccctgagcctcagcGAGGGGCTCAGCCCTGGCCTCAGACTCAGCTGCGAGGCCCAGAACAGCCACGGGGCCCAGAGCGCCACTGTCCTGTTGCTGCCAG ATGAGAAGGGATTCGCCTCCAAAGCGTTCTCCAGCGGAACGTTTCTAGGAATCGGCCTCACGGGCCTCCTTTGCCTCTGCCTCATCCTGATCAT CATGAAAGCTCTGAGGAAGAAGTGGACCCAAGCAGAGGttccggccccggccccgggagAGACTCCGAGGTCCAGGCTGTCACGGAGGAGCACGCTCCTGGATTACATCAACGTGGTCCCGAAAGCGGGCCCCCTG GCTCAGAAACAGAAGGCCAAACCAAGCAGTCCTCCCTGGGCCCCCGCTCCAGAGGCTTACCCCCCGGAACCCAGAAAGAACCAGAAGGAACTCCATCTTGTTTCCCACAATTGTCCAGGACCCAAATCGTCCACTCAAGCCCCAGAAGCAGAGAACAACCAGGAGGAGCCCCATTATGCTGTCCTCAACTTCCCAGGCCTCAGACCATGGGACACCCAGAGGCCCAAGGATGCATATCCAGAGTATGCTGAAATCCAGTGCCCCTGA
- the SIGLEC10 gene encoding sialic acid-binding Ig-like lectin 10 isoform X4, producing MSTVSAMSSALCPGGETRAGSLGLRVNRGVESGKDRHGQTSEEAPPAVMQHDSCHAQASRARRSNGQTQCLYATKTRSHSKYQSQHLGNERVPGQVQAPEMLLLAVLWAGSWAQDPGFQLRVQELVRVQEGLCVAVPCSVSYPAIGWIPSTPAYGFWFKDQTTTDSDLLVATNKPGQDVQTQTQGRFQLLGDARQNCSLLIRDVRMEDSALYFFRLERGHYVRYNFIQDKFRLEVTALTQKPQIYIPETLKPGHQVTPICMFDRTFEECPAPTLSWRGAIVSSREARPRTSYFSALTFTPRPQDHGTKLTCRVDFSRKGLSTENTVLLSVAYAPKDLVISISQTDVPALEPQGNRPHLEVQKGQFLRLLCTADSMPLPTLSWALQDRVLSWSHPSGSGTLELVLPGVKAEDAGRYTCRAENSLGSQSRSLELFVQYAPENLKVMVSQGNRTVLENLRNGTSLPVLEGQSLRLLCVAYSNPPARLSWARGGQTLSPSQPSDPGLLELPQIQTEHGGEFTCGAQNPLGSQSISLSLSVVYPPQLLGPSCSQENEGLHCSCSSRARPAPSLRWRLGAGLLEENFSNASFKVTSSSAGPWANSSLSLSEGLSPGLRLSCEAQNSHGAQSATVLLLPDEKGFASKAFSSGTFLGIGLTGLLCLCLILIIMKALRKKWTQAEVPAPAPGETPRSRLSRRSTLLDYINVVPKAGPLAQKQKAKPSSPPWAPAPEAYPPEPRKNQKELHLVSHNCPGPKSSTQAPEAENNQEEPHYAVLNFPGLRPWDTQRPKDAYPEYAEIQCP from the exons CATGACAGCTGCCACGCGCAAGCTTCCAGAGCGCGGAGGTCCAACGGGCAAACACAGTGTCTCTACGCGACCAAGACACGGAGTCATTCCAAG TACCAGTCACAGCATCTGGGGAACGAGCGCGTCCCAGGGCAGGTCCAAGCGCCTGAGATGCTCCTCTTGGCTGTGCTGTGGGCCG GGTCATGGGCTCAGGATCCCGGTTTCCAGCTGCGGGTGCAGGAGCTGGTGAGGGTGCAGGAAGGCCTGTGCGTGGCCGTGCCCTGCTCCGTCTCCTATCCCGCAATAGGTTGGATTCCCTCCACCCCAGCTTACGGCTTCTGGTTCAAAGACCAGACCACCACAGACAGTGATCTGCTAGTGGCCACAAACAAGCCGGGTCAAGACGTGCAAACACAGACCCAAGGCCGATTCCAGCTCCTTGGCGATGCCAGACAGAATTGCTCTTTGCTCATCAGAGATGTACGTATGGAGGACAGTGCATTGTACTTCTTTCGGTTGGAGAGAGGCCATTACGTGCGATATAATTTCATACAAGACAAGTTCCGTCTGGAGGTGACAG CCCTGACTCAGAAGCCACAGATCTACATCCCAGAGACTCTGAAGCCTGGGCACCAGGTGACACCCATCTGTATGTTTGACCGGACCTTTGAGGAATGTCCAGCCCCTACTCTCTCCTGGAGGGGGGCCATCGTCTCCTCCCGCGAGGCCAGGCCAAGAACTTCCTACTTCTCAGCCCTCACCTTCACACCCAGACCCCAGGACCACGGCACTAAGCTCACCTGTCGAGTGGACTTCTCCAGAAAGGGACTGAGCACAGAGAACACCGTCCTACTTAGCGTGGCCT ATGCCCCCAAAGACCTGGTTATCAGCATTTCCCAGACCGATGTACCAG cccTGGAGCCGCAGGGAAACCGCCCCCATCTGGAAGTCCAGAAAGGCCAGTTCCTGCGGCTGCTCTGTACGGCTGACAGCATGCCCCTTCCCACACTAAGCTGGGCCCTGCAGGACAGAGTCCTCTCTTGGTCCCACCCTTCGGGCTCCGGAACCCTGGAGCTGGTGCTGCCCGGGGTGAAGGCTGAGGATGCGGGTCGCTACACCTGCAGAGCTGAGAACAGTCTTGGCTCTCAGAGCCGCAGCCTGGAACTCTTCGTGCAGT ATGCCCCAGAGAACCTGAAAGTGATGGTCTCCCAAGGAAATAGGACAG TCCTGGAAAACTTGAGAAATGGCACATCTCTTCCGGTCCTGGAAGGCCAAAGTCTGCGTCTGCTCTGCGTCGCTTACAGCAACCCCCCAGCCCGGCTGAGCTGGGCCCGAGGGGGACAGACTCTGAGCCCCTCCCAGCCCTCAGATCCTGGGCTCCTGGAGCTGCCTCAGATACAAACAGAGCATGGAGGAGAATTCACCTGCGGAGCTCAGAACCCTCTGGGCTCCCAAagtatctctctgagcctctccgTGGTCT ACCCCCCGCAGCTGCTGGGACCCTCCTGCTCCCAGGAGAATGAGGGTCTGCACTGCAGCTGTTCCTCCCGAGCCCGGCCGGCCCCCTCCCTGCGCTGgcggctgggggcggggctgctgGAGGAGAATTTCAGCAACGCCTCCTTCAAGGTCACCTCCAGCTCGGCTGGGCCCTGGGCCAAcagctccctgagcctcagcGAGGGGCTCAGCCCTGGCCTCAGACTCAGCTGCGAGGCCCAGAACAGCCACGGGGCCCAGAGCGCCACTGTCCTGTTGCTGCCAG ATGAGAAGGGATTCGCCTCCAAAGCGTTCTCCAGCGGAACGTTTCTAGGAATCGGCCTCACGGGCCTCCTTTGCCTCTGCCTCATCCTGATCAT CATGAAAGCTCTGAGGAAGAAGTGGACCCAAGCAGAGGttccggccccggccccgggagAGACTCCGAGGTCCAGGCTGTCACGGAGGAGCACGCTCCTGGATTACATCAACGTGGTCCCGAAAGCGGGCCCCCTG GCTCAGAAACAGAAGGCCAAACCAAGCAGTCCTCCCTGGGCCCCCGCTCCAGAGGCTTACCCCCCGGAACCCAGAAAGAACCAGAAGGAACTCCATCTTGTTTCCCACAATTGTCCAGGACCCAAATCGTCCACTCAAGCCCCAGAAGCAGAGAACAACCAGGAGGAGCCCCATTATGCTGTCCTCAACTTCCCAGGCCTCAGACCATGGGACACCCAGAGGCCCAAGGATGCATATCCAGAGTATGCTGAAATCCAGTGCCCCTGA
- the SIGLEC10 gene encoding sialic acid-binding Ig-like lectin 10 isoform X7, producing MTPLHICMTAATRKLPERGGPTGKHSVSTRPRHGVIPRPQLPPSVLAQYQSQHLGNERVPGQVQAPEMLLLAVLWAGSWAQDPGFQLRVQELVRVQEGLCVAVPCSVSYPAIGWIPSTPAYGFWFKDQTTTDSDLLVATNKPGQDVQTQTQGRFQLLGDARQNCSLLIRDVRMEDSALYFFRLERGHYVRYNFIQDKFRLEVTALTQKPQIYIPETLKPGHQVTPICMFDRTFEECPAPTLSWRGAIVSSREARPRTSYFSALTFTPRPQDHGTKLTCRVDFSRKGLSTENTVLLSVAYAPKDLVISISQTDVPALEPQGNRPHLEVQKGQFLRLLCTADSMPLPTLSWALQDRVLSWSHPSGSGTLELVLPGVKAEDAGRYTCRAENSLGSQSRSLELFVQYAPENLKVMVSQGNRTVLENLRNGTSLPVLEGQSLRLLCVAYSNPPARLSWARGGQTLSPSQPSDPGLLELPQIQTEHGGEFTCGAQNPLGSQSISLSLSVVYPPQLLGPSCSQENEGLHCSCSSRARPAPSLRWRLGAGLLEENFSNASFKVTSSSAGPWANSSLSLSEGLSPGLRLSCEAQNSHGAQSATVLLLPDEKGFASKAFSSGTFLGIGLTGLLCLCLILIIMKALRKKWTQAEVPAPAPGETPRSRLSRRSTLLDYINVVPKAGPLAQKQKAKPSSPPWAPAPEAYPPEPRKNQKELHLVSHNCPGPKSSTQAPEAENNQEEPHYAVLNFPGLRPWDTQRPKDAYPEYAEIQCP from the exons CATGACAGCTGCCACGCGCAAGCTTCCAGAGCGCGGAGGTCCAACGGGCAAACACAGTGTCTCTACGCGACCAAGACACGGAGTCATTCCAAG GCCTCAGCTTCCGCCTTCGGTTCTTGCGCAGTACCAGTCACAGCATCTGGGGAACGAGCGCGTCCCAGGGCAGGTCCAAGCGCCTGAGATGCTCCTCTTGGCTGTGCTGTGGGCCG GGTCATGGGCTCAGGATCCCGGTTTCCAGCTGCGGGTGCAGGAGCTGGTGAGGGTGCAGGAAGGCCTGTGCGTGGCCGTGCCCTGCTCCGTCTCCTATCCCGCAATAGGTTGGATTCCCTCCACCCCAGCTTACGGCTTCTGGTTCAAAGACCAGACCACCACAGACAGTGATCTGCTAGTGGCCACAAACAAGCCGGGTCAAGACGTGCAAACACAGACCCAAGGCCGATTCCAGCTCCTTGGCGATGCCAGACAGAATTGCTCTTTGCTCATCAGAGATGTACGTATGGAGGACAGTGCATTGTACTTCTTTCGGTTGGAGAGAGGCCATTACGTGCGATATAATTTCATACAAGACAAGTTCCGTCTGGAGGTGACAG CCCTGACTCAGAAGCCACAGATCTACATCCCAGAGACTCTGAAGCCTGGGCACCAGGTGACACCCATCTGTATGTTTGACCGGACCTTTGAGGAATGTCCAGCCCCTACTCTCTCCTGGAGGGGGGCCATCGTCTCCTCCCGCGAGGCCAGGCCAAGAACTTCCTACTTCTCAGCCCTCACCTTCACACCCAGACCCCAGGACCACGGCACTAAGCTCACCTGTCGAGTGGACTTCTCCAGAAAGGGACTGAGCACAGAGAACACCGTCCTACTTAGCGTGGCCT ATGCCCCCAAAGACCTGGTTATCAGCATTTCCCAGACCGATGTACCAG cccTGGAGCCGCAGGGAAACCGCCCCCATCTGGAAGTCCAGAAAGGCCAGTTCCTGCGGCTGCTCTGTACGGCTGACAGCATGCCCCTTCCCACACTAAGCTGGGCCCTGCAGGACAGAGTCCTCTCTTGGTCCCACCCTTCGGGCTCCGGAACCCTGGAGCTGGTGCTGCCCGGGGTGAAGGCTGAGGATGCGGGTCGCTACACCTGCAGAGCTGAGAACAGTCTTGGCTCTCAGAGCCGCAGCCTGGAACTCTTCGTGCAGT ATGCCCCAGAGAACCTGAAAGTGATGGTCTCCCAAGGAAATAGGACAG TCCTGGAAAACTTGAGAAATGGCACATCTCTTCCGGTCCTGGAAGGCCAAAGTCTGCGTCTGCTCTGCGTCGCTTACAGCAACCCCCCAGCCCGGCTGAGCTGGGCCCGAGGGGGACAGACTCTGAGCCCCTCCCAGCCCTCAGATCCTGGGCTCCTGGAGCTGCCTCAGATACAAACAGAGCATGGAGGAGAATTCACCTGCGGAGCTCAGAACCCTCTGGGCTCCCAAagtatctctctgagcctctccgTGGTCT ACCCCCCGCAGCTGCTGGGACCCTCCTGCTCCCAGGAGAATGAGGGTCTGCACTGCAGCTGTTCCTCCCGAGCCCGGCCGGCCCCCTCCCTGCGCTGgcggctgggggcggggctgctgGAGGAGAATTTCAGCAACGCCTCCTTCAAGGTCACCTCCAGCTCGGCTGGGCCCTGGGCCAAcagctccctgagcctcagcGAGGGGCTCAGCCCTGGCCTCAGACTCAGCTGCGAGGCCCAGAACAGCCACGGGGCCCAGAGCGCCACTGTCCTGTTGCTGCCAG ATGAGAAGGGATTCGCCTCCAAAGCGTTCTCCAGCGGAACGTTTCTAGGAATCGGCCTCACGGGCCTCCTTTGCCTCTGCCTCATCCTGATCAT CATGAAAGCTCTGAGGAAGAAGTGGACCCAAGCAGAGGttccggccccggccccgggagAGACTCCGAGGTCCAGGCTGTCACGGAGGAGCACGCTCCTGGATTACATCAACGTGGTCCCGAAAGCGGGCCCCCTG GCTCAGAAACAGAAGGCCAAACCAAGCAGTCCTCCCTGGGCCCCCGCTCCAGAGGCTTACCCCCCGGAACCCAGAAAGAACCAGAAGGAACTCCATCTTGTTTCCCACAATTGTCCAGGACCCAAATCGTCCACTCAAGCCCCAGAAGCAGAGAACAACCAGGAGGAGCCCCATTATGCTGTCCTCAACTTCCCAGGCCTCAGACCATGGGACACCCAGAGGCCCAAGGATGCATATCCAGAGTATGCTGAAATCCAGTGCCCCTGA